The Rhodobacter sp. CZR27 genome includes a window with the following:
- a CDS encoding ribonuclease D: MTIHLYRNDLPDGLDLGPVVAIDTETMGLDPRRDRLCLVQLSSGDGNAHLVQIAIGQASAPNLERLLTDPATIKLFHYGRFDIAALKQAFGVRTAPVWCTKIASKMVRTFTDRHGLKYLLMDLVGVDVSKQQQTSDWGAAELSEAQKDYAASDVLHLHRLKDELEIRLRREGRMELAQRCFDFLPTRAELDLMGWDEPNDLFHH; encoded by the coding sequence GTGACAATCCATCTCTATCGGAACGACCTGCCGGACGGGCTCGACCTTGGTCCTGTTGTCGCGATCGATACCGAGACGATGGGGCTCGACCCCCGCCGCGACCGGCTCTGCCTCGTGCAGCTGTCCTCGGGCGACGGGAACGCGCATCTGGTGCAGATCGCCATCGGGCAGGCCAGCGCGCCGAACCTCGAGCGGTTGCTGACCGATCCTGCGACCATCAAGCTGTTCCATTATGGCCGCTTCGACATCGCCGCGCTGAAGCAGGCCTTCGGCGTGCGGACGGCGCCGGTCTGGTGCACCAAGATCGCCTCGAAGATGGTGCGGACCTTTACCGATCGCCACGGGTTGAAATACCTGCTGATGGATCTGGTGGGCGTCGACGTCTCGAAGCAGCAGCAGACCTCGGATTGGGGCGCTGCAGAACTGAGCGAGGCGCAGAAGGATTACGCGGCCTCCGACGTGCTTCACCTTCACCGGCTGAAGGACGAGCTGGAGATCCGCCTGCGCCGCGAGGGCCGGATGGAGCTGGCGCAGCGCTGCTTCGATTTCCTGCCCACGCGGGCAGAGCTGGACCTGATGGGCTGGGACGAACCGAATGACCTCTTCCACCACTGA
- a CDS encoding SIS domain-containing protein, translating to MTSSTTDFLATARRVIAAETEALTMLGESLGQSFADAVDTILRARGRVIVSGMGKSGHIGRKITATLASTGTPAQFVHPAEASHGDLGMVTREDVALVLSNSGETPELADIIAHTRRFDIPLIGVASRAQSTLLRQADVALVLPAAPEACGNGIVPTSSTTMTLALGDALAIALMEHRQFTPDQFRVFHPGGKLGARLAKVSDLMHRTLPLVPSGTPMGEALITMSQKGFGVLGVTGPDGRLEGVITDGDLRRHLDGLLSHSVDEVMTRNPRTIAPDALAEKAVAVMNAKKITSLFVVDPEGTGAALGLIHIHDCLRAGVA from the coding sequence ATGACCTCTTCCACCACTGATTTCCTCGCCACCGCGCGGCGGGTGATCGCGGCCGAGACCGAGGCGCTGACCATGCTGGGCGAAAGCCTCGGGCAGAGCTTCGCCGATGCCGTGGACACGATCCTGCGCGCCCGCGGCCGGGTGATCGTCTCGGGGATGGGCAAGTCGGGCCATATCGGGCGGAAGATCACGGCGACGCTGGCCAGCACCGGAACGCCCGCGCAGTTCGTCCACCCCGCCGAGGCGAGCCACGGCGACCTCGGCATGGTGACGCGCGAGGATGTGGCGCTGGTGCTGTCGAACTCGGGCGAGACGCCGGAGCTGGCCGACATCATCGCCCATACCCGCCGCTTCGACATTCCGCTGATCGGCGTGGCGAGCCGGGCGCAGTCCACCCTGCTTCGGCAGGCGGACGTGGCGCTGGTGCTGCCCGCCGCGCCCGAAGCCTGCGGCAACGGCATCGTTCCCACCTCCTCCACCACCATGACGCTGGCGCTCGGCGATGCGCTCGCCATCGCGCTGATGGAGCATCGCCAGTTCACGCCGGACCAGTTCCGCGTCTTCCATCCCGGCGGCAAGCTCGGCGCGCGGCTGGCGAAGGTCTCGGACCTCATGCACCGCACCCTGCCGCTGGTGCCCTCGGGCACGCCGATGGGCGAGGCGCTGATCACCATGAGCCAGAAGGGCTTCGGTGTGCTGGGCGTGACCGGCCCGGACGGCCGGCTCGAGGGCGTGATCACCGACGGCGACCTTCGCCGGCATCTGGACGGGCTGCTCTCGCACAGCGTTGACGAGGTGATGACGCGCAACCCGCGCACCATCGCGCCCGACGCGCTGGCCGAGAAGGCGGTGGCGGTGATGAACGCGAAGAAGATCACCTCGCTCTTCGTCGTCGATCCCGAGGGCACCGGCGCGGCCTTGGGCCTCATCCACATCCACGACTGCCTGCGCGCCGGGGTGGCCTGA
- the lptA gene encoding lipopolysaccharide transport periplasmic protein LptA — MRTILAVAAAVWLPAAAALAQGAEVAFGGGLKQDTSLPVEIESDQLQVNQADGTAVFSGNVRVAQGPMRLAAQSVRVEYTPEGGAIRRLHASGGVTLANEREAAEAAEAVYTIDSGEVVMTGNVLLTQGQNTLTGQRLVIDLKAGTGRMEGRVQTVFQPGKAP, encoded by the coding sequence ATGAGGACGATTCTGGCGGTGGCGGCGGCAGTCTGGCTGCCGGCGGCGGCCGCCTTGGCGCAGGGGGCCGAGGTGGCGTTCGGCGGCGGGCTGAAGCAGGACACCTCGCTGCCCGTCGAGATCGAATCCGACCAGCTTCAGGTCAATCAGGCCGACGGCACGGCCGTCTTCTCGGGCAATGTGCGCGTGGCGCAGGGTCCGATGCGCCTTGCCGCGCAATCGGTGCGGGTGGAATACACCCCCGAGGGCGGGGCGATCAGGCGGCTGCACGCCTCGGGCGGGGTGACGCTTGCCAACGAGCGCGAAGCGGCCGAGGCCGCCGAGGCGGTCTATACGATCGACAGCGGCGAGGTGGTGATGACCGGCAACGTCCTGCTGACGCAGGGCCAGAACACCCTGACCGGGCAGCGCCTCGTCATCGACCTCAAGGCCGGGACCGGCCGGATGGAGGGCCGCGTTCAGACCGTCTTCCAGCCGGGCAAGGCGCCATGA
- the lptB gene encoding LPS export ABC transporter ATP-binding protein: MNVKPEFVVTRGETGLQVVGLRKSYRRRPVIRDVTMHLDRGEVVALLGPNGSGKTTCFYAIAGLVTPEGGQVLIEGRDVTALPMYRRARLGIGYLPQEVSIFRGLSVEDNILAVLEIIEKDPHTRRERLEELLGEFSIAHLRRAPALALSGGERRRVEIARCLAADPRYLLLDEPFAGVDPIAVSEIRQLVHALKNRGIGVLITDHNVRETLEIVDRAYILHDGTVLMSGTTDEVVRDEMVRRVYLGQNFRIS; encoded by the coding sequence ATGAACGTGAAGCCCGAATTCGTCGTCACCCGTGGCGAGACCGGCCTGCAGGTCGTGGGCCTGCGGAAAAGCTATCGCCGGCGCCCGGTGATCCGCGACGTGACGATGCATCTCGACCGCGGCGAGGTGGTGGCGCTGCTCGGCCCCAACGGCTCGGGCAAGACGACCTGCTTCTACGCGATCGCCGGCCTGGTCACGCCCGAGGGCGGACAGGTGCTGATCGAGGGGCGCGACGTGACCGCGCTGCCGATGTACCGCCGGGCGCGGCTGGGCATCGGCTACCTGCCGCAGGAGGTCTCGATCTTCCGCGGCCTCTCGGTCGAGGACAACATCCTGGCTGTCCTCGAGATCATCGAGAAGGACCCCCACACCCGGCGCGAGCGGCTCGAGGAGCTTCTGGGGGAGTTTTCCATCGCCCATCTGCGGCGGGCGCCGGCGCTGGCGCTGTCGGGCGGCGAGCGGCGCCGGGTCGAGATCGCGCGCTGTCTTGCCGCAGATCCGCGCTACCTGCTGCTGGACGAACCCTTCGCCGGCGTCGATCCGATCGCGGTGAGCGAGATCCGCCAGCTGGTCCACGCGCTGAAGAACCGCGGTATCGGCGTGCTGATCACCGATCACAACGTGCGGGAAACGCTGGAAATCGTGGATCGCGCCTACATCCTTCACGACGGCACCGTGCTGATGAGCGGCACGACGGACGAGGTCGTCCGCGACGAAATGGTCAGGCGCGTCTATCTCGGGCAGAACTTCCGCATTTCCTGA
- the hpf gene encoding ribosome hibernation-promoting factor, HPF/YfiA family encodes MRYQISGKQIDIGEALQTHVKSELGEVIEKYAQRPTESTVVFSRVAHEHVCEATIHLSTGLTAQATGRATEIYAAFESCREKMDKQLRRYKRRLRDHHRDRTAPVEFGPGSSYILAGSEGAEDGEPDTLQPMVIAEMETKVPSITVGEAVMQLELAGHNMLVFRNEGHGGVNVVYRRDDGNIGWIDPRNSK; translated from the coding sequence ATGCGATACCAGATCAGCGGGAAACAGATCGACATCGGTGAAGCGCTGCAGACCCACGTCAAGTCCGAGCTTGGCGAGGTGATCGAAAAATATGCCCAGCGCCCGACCGAGTCGACCGTCGTCTTTTCGCGCGTTGCGCATGAACATGTCTGCGAGGCGACCATCCACCTTTCCACCGGCCTGACGGCGCAGGCGACCGGCCGCGCGACCGAGATCTACGCCGCCTTCGAAAGCTGCCGCGAGAAGATGGACAAGCAGCTGCGCCGCTACAAGCGCCGCCTGCGGGACCATCACCGTGACCGAACGGCGCCGGTTGAATTCGGCCCGGGTTCCTCCTATATCCTCGCCGGATCCGAGGGAGCCGAGGATGGAGAGCCCGACACGCTTCAGCCGATGGTGATTGCCGAGATGGAGACGAAGGTTCCTTCGATCACCGTGGGCGAAGCCGTGATGCAGCTGGAACTTGCGGGCCACAACATGCTTGTCTTCCGCAATGAAGGTCATGGCGGGGTGAACGTCGTTTACCGTCGGGATGACGGGAACATCGGCTGGATCGACCCGCGCAACAGCAAATAG
- a CDS encoding PTS sugar transporter subunit IIA, producing the protein MELSKLLMPQAVRVLSQITSKKRLFQELGELAASAYGLNAAVAIDGLQERESLGPTGVGHGIALPHARLEDLDRIVGVFLRLEKPLDYDSVDRQPVDLVFALFAPKDSGVDHLKALALVSRTMRDASVCTKLRANSDPAKLHAILTETRAPQAA; encoded by the coding sequence ATGGAACTATCCAAACTGTTGATGCCGCAAGCCGTTCGGGTTCTGAGTCAGATCACCAGCAAGAAGCGTCTCTTCCAGGAACTGGGAGAGCTCGCCGCTTCTGCCTATGGCCTGAACGCCGCCGTCGCCATCGATGGGTTGCAGGAGCGCGAGAGCCTCGGGCCCACCGGCGTGGGCCACGGCATCGCGTTGCCCCATGCGCGGCTCGAGGACCTCGACCGGATCGTCGGGGTCTTCCTGCGCCTCGAGAAACCGCTCGACTATGACAGCGTCGACCGCCAGCCGGTCGATCTGGTCTTTGCGCTGTTTGCGCCCAAGGATTCGGGGGTCGATCACCTGAAGGCGCTGGCCCTGGTGTCGCGCACCATGCGAGACGCCTCGGTCTGCACCAAGCTGCGGGCGAACTCCGACCCGGCAAAGCTGCACGCCATCCTGACCGAGACCCGCGCGCCCCAGGCGGCCTGA
- a CDS encoding nodulation protein NodH, translated as MFDSFVMLAGMRTGSNFLEANLNALPGVRCHGELFNPHFIGSKDCTALFGHDLTRREADPLGFLARVRAETRGLSGFRYFHDHDPRVLPAVMEDRRCAKIVLTRNPAESYVSLKIARETGQWKLTDATRLRAATVVFDAAEFEAHLEAAQAFQMQVMRGLQLSGQTAFYLDYEDLSEVEVLNGLARFLGVDGRLSAIDGTLKKQNPQPIRDKVANPDEMAASLARLDRFNLSRTPNFEPRRGAGVPGFVAGGPLLYMPVRGGPEGAVRRWLEGFGGPLAEEFSQKTLRQWKKAHPGHRSFTVLRHPLARAHAGFRDQILTGRLPEIRQALNRIHNLDLPPPDAAGAMEAAAFREAFLGFLRFLRLNLSGQTGMRVSAHFASQGNVLQGMAQIQVPDLVVREERMGEALAYLAAEAGCEAPPVAPEADAGPHPLASIWGRDLEDAAREAYARDYATFGFGCWRA; from the coding sequence GTGTTCGACAGTTTCGTGATGCTTGCCGGGATGCGCACCGGCTCGAACTTCCTCGAGGCCAATCTCAATGCGCTGCCCGGCGTGCGCTGCCACGGCGAGCTGTTCAACCCGCATTTCATCGGCAGCAAGGACTGCACGGCGCTCTTCGGCCACGACCTGACGAGGCGCGAGGCCGATCCGCTTGGCTTTCTGGCGCGCGTGCGGGCCGAAACGCGCGGCCTCTCCGGCTTCCGCTACTTCCACGACCACGATCCGCGGGTGCTGCCCGCGGTGATGGAAGACCGCCGCTGCGCCAAGATCGTGCTGACGCGCAACCCCGCGGAAAGCTACGTCTCGCTGAAGATCGCGCGCGAGACCGGCCAGTGGAAGCTGACGGATGCGACGCGGCTGCGTGCGGCCACCGTCGTCTTCGACGCGGCCGAGTTCGAGGCGCATCTGGAGGCGGCGCAGGCGTTCCAGATGCAGGTGATGCGGGGGCTTCAGCTGTCCGGGCAGACCGCCTTCTACCTCGACTACGAGGACCTGTCCGAGGTCGAGGTGCTGAACGGCCTCGCCCGGTTCCTTGGCGTCGATGGCCGGCTTTCCGCGATCGACGGGACCCTGAAGAAGCAGAACCCCCAGCCGATCCGCGACAAGGTCGCCAACCCGGACGAGATGGCCGCGTCGCTGGCGCGGCTCGATCGTTTCAATCTCAGCCGGACGCCGAATTTCGAGCCTCGGCGGGGCGCCGGCGTGCCGGGCTTCGTCGCCGGCGGGCCGCTGCTCTACATGCCGGTCCGCGGCGGACCGGAAGGGGCGGTGCGGCGCTGGCTCGAGGGCTTCGGCGGCCCGCTGGCCGAGGAGTTCAGCCAGAAGACGTTGCGCCAGTGGAAGAAGGCGCACCCGGGGCACCGCAGCTTCACGGTGCTGCGTCATCCGCTGGCCCGCGCCCATGCGGGGTTCCGCGACCAGATCCTGACCGGCAGGCTGCCCGAGATCCGCCAGGCGCTGAACCGCATCCACAATCTGGACCTGCCGCCGCCGGACGCGGCCGGGGCGATGGAGGCGGCGGCCTTCCGTGAGGCCTTCCTTGGCTTCCTGCGCTTCCTCAGGCTGAACCTCTCGGGCCAGACCGGGATGCGCGTGAGCGCGCACTTCGCCTCGCAGGGCAATGTGCTGCAGGGCATGGCGCAGATCCAGGTGCCGGATCTGGTCGTGCGCGAGGAGCGGATGGGCGAGGCCCTGGCCTATCTGGCGGCAGAGGCCGGATGCGAGGCGCCCCCGGTTGCTCCGGAGGCCGATGCCGGGCCGCATCCGCTGGCGTCCATCTGGGGCCGCGATCTGGAGGATGCCGCGCGCGAAGCCTATGCGCGCGACTATGCGACCTTCGGCTTCGGCTGCTGGCGGGCCTGA
- a CDS encoding beta-1,6-N-acetylglucosaminyltransferase, producing the protein MATGFIMLCHTAFDRAAQVARHWARHGCPVVIHVDSRVRPQGHEKLKRLLADVPDIRFCARHPCEWGSWGLVAATLSAAEVMLRDFPQVSHVYLASGSCLPLRPVAELVRYLEERPHTDFIESVTTGDVGWTVGGLDAERFTLLFPFSWRRRRKLFDSFVRLQRRIGFRRRIPDGLVPHLGSQWWCLTRATLQAIVEDPRRPVFDRYFRRVWIPDESYFQTLVRLHSSHVESRSLTLSKFDFQGKPHMFYDDHLQLLRRSDCFVARKIWPQANRLYRSFLSDGAGVQPAAEPNPAKIDRLFSKAAERRTRGRAGLYMQSRFPNPEWENGKTAAPYSVFAGFAEVFENFEPWLGKVAGTRVHGHLFAPLRAEFAGGETVYNGALSDSAALRDANPRSFLTNLIWNTRGERQCFQFGPADGQEILPFLVGDPNAQISVISGAWAVPLSRSPRDFADIRREAARLQKIESHALGILRATWAKARVRIWTLADFVESPAEPLQAIIDEITPRSARRLAEAPRLADLSGFGEFLQKLRNEGMQPVLMGDFPSSADALPAVPRRARPYLVK; encoded by the coding sequence GTGGCCACGGGCTTCATCATGCTCTGCCACACCGCCTTCGACCGGGCGGCACAGGTCGCACGGCACTGGGCCCGGCACGGCTGCCCGGTCGTGATCCATGTCGACAGCCGCGTGCGCCCGCAGGGCCACGAGAAGCTGAAGCGCCTGCTGGCCGATGTGCCCGACATCCGCTTCTGCGCACGGCATCCCTGCGAATGGGGCTCATGGGGCCTCGTCGCGGCAACGCTCTCGGCGGCCGAGGTGATGCTGCGCGACTTCCCGCAGGTGAGCCATGTCTATCTTGCCTCCGGCTCGTGCCTGCCGTTGCGGCCGGTGGCGGAGCTTGTGCGCTATCTGGAAGAGCGTCCGCACACGGACTTCATCGAATCCGTGACGACCGGGGATGTCGGCTGGACGGTCGGCGGCCTCGACGCCGAGCGGTTCACGCTGCTCTTTCCATTCTCGTGGCGCAGGCGGCGCAAGCTGTTCGACAGCTTCGTCCGGCTGCAGCGGCGCATCGGCTTCCGCCGCCGCATCCCCGACGGGCTGGTGCCGCATCTGGGCAGCCAGTGGTGGTGCCTGACGCGGGCGACGCTGCAGGCCATCGTCGAGGACCCGCGGCGTCCGGTCTTCGACCGCTACTTCCGCCGCGTGTGGATCCCGGATGAAAGCTATTTCCAGACCCTGGTCCGCCTGCATTCCTCCCATGTCGAGAGCCGCTCGCTGACGCTGTCCAAGTTCGACTTCCAAGGCAAGCCGCACATGTTCTACGACGACCACCTGCAGCTTCTTCGCCGGTCGGACTGCTTCGTCGCCCGCAAGATCTGGCCGCAGGCGAACCGGCTTTACCGCAGTTTCCTGTCCGACGGTGCAGGCGTCCAGCCCGCGGCAGAGCCGAACCCGGCCAAGATCGACCGGCTGTTCTCGAAGGCGGCCGAGCGTCGGACCCGCGGGCGCGCCGGCCTCTACATGCAGAGCCGGTTTCCCAACCCCGAGTGGGAGAACGGCAAGACCGCCGCGCCCTATTCGGTCTTCGCGGGCTTTGCCGAGGTGTTCGAGAACTTCGAGCCCTGGCTGGGCAAGGTCGCAGGCACCCGGGTGCACGGCCACCTGTTCGCCCCCCTGCGCGCGGAATTCGCCGGCGGCGAGACCGTCTACAACGGCGCGCTGTCGGATTCGGCCGCGCTTCGGGATGCCAATCCCCGCAGCTTCCTCACCAACCTCATCTGGAACACCCGGGGCGAGCGGCAGTGCTTCCAGTTCGGCCCCGCCGACGGGCAGGAGATCCTGCCCTTCCTCGTCGGCGACCCGAATGCCCAGATATCGGTCATCTCGGGGGCATGGGCCGTGCCGCTGTCCCGGTCGCCGCGCGACTTCGCCGACATCCGGCGCGAGGCGGCGCGGCTTCAGAAGATCGAGAGCCATGCCCTCGGCATCTTGCGCGCGACATGGGCCAAGGCGCGGGTGCGGATCTGGACACTCGCCGATTTCGTCGAAAGCCCGGCCGAGCCGTTGCAGGCCATCATCGACGAGATCACGCCGCGCTCGGCGCGCCGGCTGGCCGAGGCGCCACGGCTGGCCGATCTGTCCGGCTTCGGCGAGTTCCTGCAGAAGCTGCGCAACGAGGGCATGCAGCCGGTGCTGATGGGCGACTTTCCGTCCTCGGCGGATGCCCTGCCGGCCGTCCCGCGCCGTGCGCGCCCCTATCTGGTGAAGTGA
- a CDS encoding glycosyltransferase family 2 protein → MRRSFELRQVTFRAGGVRGDDILLFSTLRNERIRLPWFLRYYREQGVNHFFIVDNDSTDGSREYLAEQPDVSLWHTAKSYKQARFGMDWLNWLLRRHGDRHWCLTVDPDEFLVFPFCDTRPLRALTDWLEASSIKSFSAMLLDMYPKGPIGARPYREGQDPFEIACWFDSGNYTVSRNAFFGNLWIQGGPRARAFFADRPGRAPALNKIPLVKWSRRYCYASSTHMLLPRGLNAVFDEWGGEKASGVLLHAKFLDTFAAKAEEEMQRRQHFANSHEYRAYHEGLSRSPDLWCKWSEKYLNWRQLEILGLMSKGNWA, encoded by the coding sequence ATGCGCCGGAGCTTCGAGTTGCGCCAGGTGACCTTCCGCGCCGGCGGGGTCAGGGGCGACGACATCCTGCTGTTCAGCACGCTGCGGAACGAGCGGATCCGTCTGCCGTGGTTTCTCCGCTACTACCGCGAGCAGGGCGTGAACCACTTTTTCATCGTGGACAACGACTCGACCGACGGCTCGCGCGAGTATCTGGCCGAACAACCGGACGTCTCGCTATGGCACACGGCGAAAAGCTACAAGCAGGCGCGGTTCGGCATGGACTGGCTCAACTGGCTGCTCCGCCGGCATGGCGACCGCCACTGGTGCCTGACGGTCGACCCGGACGAGTTCCTCGTCTTCCCGTTCTGCGACACGCGGCCGTTGCGGGCGCTGACCGACTGGCTGGAGGCCTCGTCGATCAAGTCCTTCAGCGCGATGCTGCTGGACATGTATCCCAAGGGTCCGATCGGCGCCCGCCCCTACCGCGAAGGTCAGGACCCGTTCGAGATCGCCTGCTGGTTCGACAGCGGCAACTACACCGTCTCGCGCAATGCGTTTTTCGGGAACCTGTGGATCCAGGGGGGGCCGCGCGCCCGGGCGTTCTTCGCTGACCGGCCGGGCCGGGCGCCCGCGCTGAACAAGATCCCGCTGGTGAAATGGAGCAGGCGCTACTGCTACGCCAGTTCCACCCACATGCTGCTGCCCCGGGGGCTCAATGCCGTCTTCGACGAATGGGGTGGCGAGAAGGCTTCGGGCGTGCTGCTCCACGCCAAGTTCCTCGACACCTTCGCTGCCAAGGCCGAGGAGGAGATGCAGCGCCGCCAGCACTTTGCCAACAGCCACGAATACCGCGCCTATCACGAGGGGCTGAGCCGCAGCCCCGACCTCTGGTGCAAGTGGAGCGAGAAATACCTGAACTGGCGCCAGCTCGAGATCCTCGGGCTGATGTCCAAGGGCAACTGGGCCTGA
- a CDS encoding glycosyltransferase, translating into MARLLDLTRLASRHGRGPLTGVDRVEAAYLDELLARDEPAFGLLRVPLGYLLIDRSGMIALRDRMGGRPTGPSDIPGRLLRLRQPARARLEADLRRLALDGCPPWRLASMLRRHLPQGASYLNTGHSNLTDKGLRRLRAAGVRIAVFVHDVIPLDHPEFARAGVPAVFARKIAAVSAHADLVIHSTADARRRTEARLPRVPAGIVAPLGVGPLRPDPTSLPPGLPPPRPYFVALGTLEPRKNHALLLDVWDALHARLPEADVPALLILGTRGWADPALFRRLDAGPWRGRTVFEWPGLGDGAVASLLAGAEALLFPSFAEGFGLPPVEAAALGVPVLSSPLPAIRETLSDYPVYLDPADRYLWTETIAAWGQRRRGQRGPGRPAPTWEDHFRMVFSCV; encoded by the coding sequence ATGGCGCGGCTTCTCGACCTGACGCGGCTTGCGTCGCGCCATGGCCGGGGGCCGCTCACCGGGGTCGACCGCGTCGAGGCGGCCTATCTTGACGAACTGCTCGCGCGGGACGAGCCGGCCTTCGGCCTTCTGCGCGTGCCCCTCGGGTATCTCCTCATCGACCGTAGCGGCATGATCGCCCTGCGCGACCGAATGGGCGGGCGGCCCACCGGGCCGTCCGATATTCCGGGGCGGCTGCTGCGCCTGCGCCAGCCGGCCCGTGCGCGGCTCGAAGCCGATCTTCGTCGCCTTGCATTGGATGGCTGCCCGCCGTGGCGGCTCGCGTCGATGCTGCGCCGCCACCTGCCGCAGGGCGCGTCCTATCTCAATACCGGGCATTCGAACCTGACGGACAAGGGCCTCCGCCGGCTGCGGGCGGCCGGCGTTCGGATCGCGGTCTTCGTGCATGACGTCATCCCGCTGGATCATCCCGAATTTGCCCGGGCCGGAGTCCCGGCCGTCTTCGCGCGCAAGATCGCGGCGGTCTCGGCCCATGCCGATCTTGTGATCCACAGCACCGCGGACGCGCGCCGACGCACCGAGGCGCGCCTGCCACGGGTGCCGGCCGGGATCGTGGCGCCCCTGGGCGTAGGTCCCCTTCGCCCCGACCCCACATCCCTGCCGCCGGGCCTGCCGCCGCCGCGCCCCTACTTCGTGGCGCTCGGGACGCTGGAGCCGCGGAAGAACCATGCGCTGCTCCTCGATGTCTGGGACGCGCTGCATGCCCGCCTGCCCGAAGCCGATGTGCCCGCGCTGCTGATCCTCGGCACGCGCGGCTGGGCGGATCCGGCGCTGTTCCGCCGCCTCGATGCCGGACCCTGGCGCGGGCGTACCGTCTTCGAGTGGCCGGGCTTGGGCGACGGGGCGGTGGCCAGCCTTCTTGCCGGCGCGGAGGCGCTGCTGTTCCCGAGCTTCGCGGAAGGGTTCGGCCTTCCCCCCGTCGAGGCGGCGGCGCTGGGCGTGCCCGTCCTGAGCAGCCCGCTGCCGGCGATCCGCGAAACATTGAGCGACTATCCCGTTTACCTTGATCCGGCCGACCGGTATCTTTGGACCGAGACGATCGCGGCGTGGGGGCAACGGCGCCGCGGCCAGCGGGGACCGGGGCGGCCCGCGCCGACATGGGAGGATCATTTCCGGATGGTCTTCTCCTGCGTCTAG
- the galU gene encoding UTP--glucose-1-phosphate uridylyltransferase GalU, translating into MTTKKVTKAVFPVAGLGTRFLPATKSIPKEIMTLVDRPLIQYAIDEARAAGIKEFIFVTSRGKSALEDYFDNAPELEAALQKPGKEHLLEVLEQTNMESGAIAYVRQHKPLGLGHAVWCARRLIGDEPFAVMLPDDVIAAEKPCLQQMVEAYEQTGGNMVAAMEVPPEKASAYGVLSVEEDMGSIVKVNGMVEKPKVNPPSNLAVIGRYILSPKILNNLNRKKEGVGGEIQLTDAIAEEIEGSGKVYGFRFRGQRYDCGSKAGFLQATVAFGLARPDLRDEFSGYLHDMMALEKAAQ; encoded by the coding sequence ATGACAACAAAAAAGGTTACCAAGGCCGTCTTTCCAGTTGCGGGACTCGGGACGCGCTTTTTGCCGGCAACCAAGTCGATTCCGAAAGAGATCATGACGCTGGTCGACCGCCCCCTGATCCAATATGCGATCGACGAGGCGCGGGCGGCCGGCATCAAGGAATTCATCTTCGTCACCTCGCGCGGCAAGAGCGCGCTGGAGGATTACTTCGACAACGCCCCCGAGCTTGAGGCCGCCCTTCAGAAGCCCGGCAAGGAGCACCTGCTCGAGGTGCTCGAGCAGACGAACATGGAAAGCGGGGCCATCGCCTATGTGCGCCAGCACAAGCCGCTTGGCCTTGGCCATGCCGTCTGGTGTGCCCGCCGCCTGATCGGTGACGAGCCCTTCGCGGTCATGCTGCCCGACGACGTGATCGCGGCCGAGAAACCCTGCCTTCAGCAGATGGTCGAGGCCTACGAGCAGACCGGTGGCAACATGGTCGCCGCGATGGAGGTGCCGCCCGAGAAGGCCTCGGCCTATGGCGTGCTCTCGGTCGAGGAGGACATGGGCTCGATCGTCAAGGTCAACGGCATGGTCGAGAAGCCGAAGGTGAACCCGCCGTCGAACCTTGCCGTGATCGGTCGCTACATCCTGTCGCCCAAGATCCTGAACAACCTCAACCGCAAGAAGGAAGGCGTGGGGGGCGAGATCCAGCTGACCGACGCGATCGCGGAAGAGATCGAGGGCTCGGGCAAGGTCTACGGCTTCCGCTTCCGCGGCCAGCGTTACGACTGCGGCTCCAAGGCGGGCTTCCTGCAGGCGACGGTGGCCTTCGGGCTTGCGCGGCCGGACCTGCGCGACGAGTTCTCGGGCTATCTGCACGACATGATGGCGCTGGAGAAGGCGGCTCAGTAA